The region TGGTCCGGCTCCGCAAGCGCAACGACCCGAAGATCGGTGCCTGCGAAATCCTTCCGCTTCCTTTTGTCGATCCTGAACTCGCCGATCCTGAGCTTAGCGAGCTCCCGGGTGATCTTCGCGAGCGGCGCCCCGGCGTCGACGAGCGCGCCGAGTATCATGTCGCCCGAGGCCCCGGAGAAACAATCGAAGTATGCGATGGTCATAAGATCTTCTCCCCTTCGGCTTTATCTGCCGTGCGCCACGCCTCCACCTCAAGCACCGCCCGATCGGTGGCGCGGCTGACCCTGTACTCGAAGCGGCCGGAGCGGAACGACTCGCCCGCCTTCGGTATCCTCTCCAGCTCGTGGATCACGAACCCGGCCACGGTCTGGTAGGGGCCTGCCGGGATCCCGAGCTTGAGCCTCTCGTTGGCGTGCGAGACCTCGAGCCTCCCCGAGAGCAGATACCGGAACCTGCCTGTCCTCGTGTAGTGCTCAGGCACCTCGTCGTGCTCGTCGCGTATCTCTCCCACAACCTCCTCGAGCAGGTCCTCGACCGTGACGATCCCGGTCGCCGCACCGTATTCATCGACCGCCACCGCCAGGGGCACGCCCTTTCGCTTCATCTCGATCAGCAGCTCGTCCAGCGACATCTCCTCGGGCACGAAGTAGGCCTTGTGCATGAGCTCGCGAACTCCCTTGCCCTTCCCTCCGAACAGGAGGTCTATGCCGGTGAGCACGCCCACGACGTTGAACGCATCGCCGTCGATGACGGGCACGCGGGAGAACCCGTGGAGGTCCATCACCCCGCACGCCTCTTCGTGGGTCGCCCCGACCGGGACAGAGACCACGTCGACCAGGGGCGTCATGATCTGTTCCACGCGCTTGTCGGCCAGGTCGAAGAGCCTCGATATAAGCGTGCGCTCCGCGGGGCGGACGTCGCTGGTGCCGGCCCCTCCCACCTCGATCATGAGCTCGAGCTCGTCGCGCGTGATCGGATGGCCTAACTCCGCCCTCCTCTTCACGCCGCCGAGCAGCACGTCGGTCAGCTTTGAGAAGAGCCATACCGCGGGATAGAGCGCGAACGAGACCCCCAGCAGCAATGGCGCGACCCTCAGCACGATGCGGTCCGCGTGGTGCTGGTAGACCGCCTTCGGCACGATCTCGCCGAACACCAGGGCCATGGGCCAGTAGAGAATCGCCAGCGGGGCGTACGCCTCGCCGAACCGGTCGATTATGAAGAAGGTCGCGACCACGGTCGCCGTGATGGCGGAGAGGTTCGTGCCGAGGAGGGTGGTGCTGAAGAACACCGCGGGGTGCTTTGCGAGGTGAAGGACGGAGCGCGCCCGCTTAGAACCGGCATCGGTCGCCAGGGCGAGCCTGTACTTGTCCGCGTTCACTACCGCTATCTCGCTCCCAGAGAAGAACCCCTCGAGCAAGAGGCATAAGACCAAGATGATTATTACCACGACCAAGCTCATAAAATTTTCCGCCAGTCACCAGTCACGGTCCTTCATTCCTCGATTTCCCCGAACATCTCCTCCTGCACGTCGTCCATGGTCACCAGGCCCCTGATGTCGCCGGCTTCCCCGAGGACGATGGCCATGTGCATCCTTGTCCTCTGGAACTCCCTCAGCAGATCCTCGAGCGGCGTGGCCGCGGCGACGAAGAGCGGCTCCTTGAGATAGGCCCTGAGCTCCGGCGACTCGCCGGCCTTCCTCCGCATGTTGAAGGTGAAGAGGTCCCTCACGTGCAGGATCCCCACGACGTTCGCGCGATCGCCCTCGTAGAACGGGACGCGGCTCCACTGCGTGGAGGCGAGATCCTCCATGAGCCTCTCGTAAGGCAGGTCGATCGGGAGCGCGAAGATCCTCTCCGCAGGGGTCATGATGTCGCCCGCCCTCTTGTCGGTGAACTCGAAGACGTTGTGTATGATCTCGCGCTCCTCCTCCTCGATCGCCCCCTCCTTGAGCCCCATGTCCACGAGCCTGCGGTACTCCTCCTCCATGACCATAGGCTCCGCGCTCTCTGCCGTGCCTCCGAAGAGGACGACCATCTTCTTGGCGAACCAGGTGAGGACCTCCCGCAGCGGCGCGATGAGTTTCGCGAAGGCGCCTATCGGAAGCGCCACGAAACGCGCCGCCTGCTCGGCGAAGCGGAGCGCGACGTTCTTCGGGATGATCTCGCAGAACACCATGACGATCGGAGTTATAGTCGCTATCGCCACGATCGTCTGGACCCTCACGTTCGCCTGCATCATCCTGCCCACGATGGCCGCCCCCACGATCGATATGCATATGTTCGCGAGCTCGTTGCCGAAGAGTATCGTCACCAGCGTCCGGCGCGGAGCCTTGAGCAGCTCGATGAGCCTGGCCGCGGTCCGGGTGTCCACCTCGCGGAACCGGTGGAC is a window of Pseudomonadota bacterium DNA encoding:
- a CDS encoding HlyC/CorC family transporter, encoding MNLLPVFFLLMLCSMFFSGSETAIFSLSKLQVHRFREVDTRTAARLIELLKAPRRTLVTILFGNELANICISIVGAAIVGRMMQANVRVQTIVAIATITPIVMVFCEIIPKNVALRFAEQAARFVALPIGAFAKLIAPLREVLTWFAKKMVVLFGGTAESAEPMVMEEEYRRLVDMGLKEGAIEEEEREIIHNVFEFTDKRAGDIMTPAERIFALPIDLPYERLMEDLASTQWSRVPFYEGDRANVVGILHVRDLFTFNMRRKAGESPELRAYLKEPLFVAAATPLEDLLREFQRTRMHMAIVLGEAGDIRGLVTMDDVQEEMFGEIEE
- a CDS encoding HlyC/CorC family transporter, translated to MSLVVVIIILVLCLLLEGFFSGSEIAVVNADKYRLALATDAGSKRARSVLHLAKHPAVFFSTTLLGTNLSAITATVVATFFIIDRFGEAYAPLAILYWPMALVFGEIVPKAVYQHHADRIVLRVAPLLLGVSFALYPAVWLFSKLTDVLLGGVKRRAELGHPITRDELELMIEVGGAGTSDVRPAERTLISRLFDLADKRVEQIMTPLVDVVSVPVGATHEEACGVMDLHGFSRVPVIDGDAFNVVGVLTGIDLLFGGKGKGVRELMHKAYFVPEEMSLDELLIEMKRKGVPLAVAVDEYGAATGIVTVEDLLEEVVGEIRDEHDEVPEHYTRTGRFRYLLSGRLEVSHANERLKLGIPAGPYQTVAGFVIHELERIPKAGESFRSGRFEYRVSRATDRAVLEVEAWRTADKAEGEKIL